One window of Triticum dicoccoides isolate Atlit2015 ecotype Zavitan chromosome 5A, WEW_v2.0, whole genome shotgun sequence genomic DNA carries:
- the LOC119304173 gene encoding cyclin-dependent kinase A-1 produces the protein MEQYEKVEKIGEGTYGVVYKARDRTTNETIALKKIRLEQEDEGVPSTAIREISLLKEMQHGNIVKLHDVVHSEKRIWLVFEYLDLDLKKFMDSCPEFAKSPALIKSYLYQILRGVAYCHSHRVLHRDLKPQNLLIDRRTNALKLADFGLARAFGIPVRTFTHEVVTLWYRAPEILLGARQYSTPVDVWSVGCIFAEMVNQKPLFPGDSEIDELFKIFRVLGTPNEQTWPGVSSLPDYKSAFPRWQAEDLATVVPNLEPVGLDLLSKMLRFEPNKRITARQALEHEYFKDMEMVQ, from the exons ATGGAGCAG TACGAGAAGGTGGAGAAGATCGGGGAGGGCACGTACGGGGTGGTGTACAAGGCCCGGGACAGGACCACCAACGAGACCATCGCGCTCAAGAAGATCCGCCTGGAGCAGGAGGACGAGGGCGTCCCCTCCACCGCCATCCGCGAGATCTCGCTCCTCAAGGAGATGCAGCACGGCAACATCGTCAA GCTGCACGATGTTGTCCACAGCGAGAAGCGCATATGGCTCGTCTTTGAGTACCTGGATCTGGACCTGAAGAAGTTCATGGACTCCTGTCCAGAGTTTGCCAAGAGCCCCGCCTTGATCAAG TCATATCTCTATCAGATACTCCGCGGCGTTGCTTACTGTCATTCTCATAGAGTTCTTCATCGAGATTTGAAACCTCAGAATTTATTGATAGACCGGCGTACTAATGCACTGAAGCTTGCAGACTTTGGTTTAGCAAGGGCATTTGGAATTCCTGTCCGTACATTTACTCATGAG GTAGTAACATTATGGTACAGAGCTCCTGAAATCCTTCTTGGAGCAAGGCAGTATTCCACACCAGTTGACGTGTGGTCAGTGGGCTGTATCTTTGCAGAAATGGTGAACCAGAAACCACTGTTCCCTGGCGATTCTGAGATTGATGAGCTATTTAAGATATTCAG GGTACTCGGCACTCCAAATGAACAAACTTGGCCAGGCGTGAGTTCCTTGCCTGACTACAAGTCCGCCTTCCCCAGGTGGCAGGCAGAG GACCTTGCAACCGTTGTCCCCAATCTTGAACCTGTTGGCCTGGACCTTCTCTCG AAAATGCTTCGGTTCGAGCCAAACAAGAGGATCACGGCTAGGCAGGCTCTTGAGCATGAGTACTTCAAGGACATGGAGATGGTACAGTGA
- the LOC119304174 gene encoding post-GPI attachment to proteins factor 3-like, with protein MGLRRRGPPLLMLLGLAATALAAFASASEGDADPLYRACFEECQRTGTLKEDSIKHCVVPTDDQPADKAWYAHEPLYLQWKEWNCNSECRYHCMMEREQEREELGLGPVKYHGKWPLKRASVFQEPLSAALSALTLLVQFNGWLSFFLLLSYKLPLRPETHATYYEYTGLWHINALLAMNSWFWCAIYHSCDTAWTEKLYLSSAAAFFGYSLILAILRTSNLRDEASRVMVAAPILAFVTTHILYLNFYELDKGLNMKVCTVISVAQLLLWTVWAAITRHPSRLKVAFVAIGGVLSLYLEAHDVPPRWGYVDGHAICLAMAIPLSYLWWSFAKEDAEMRTAAIMKKKR; from the exons ATGGGGCTCCGCAGGAGAGGGCCGCCGCTGCTGATGCTTCTCGGCCTGGCGGCCACGGCCTTGGCcgccttcgcctccgcctccgAGGGCGACGCCGATCCGCTCTACAG AGCTTGCTTCGAAGAATGTCAAAGGACTGGCACCCTGAAAGAGGATTCTATCAAACACTGTGTTGTGCCGACCGATGACCAGCCCGCTGACAAGGCATGGTACGCGCACGAGCCATTGTACCTCCAGTGGAAGGAGTGGAACTGCAACAGCGAATGCCGATACCATTGTATGATGGAAAGAGAGCAGGAAAGGGAAGAGCTTGGGCTAGGGCCCGTCAAGTATCATGGCAAATGGCCTCTCAAACGTGCTTCTGTGTTTCAG GAACCTCTTTCTGCAGCTCTATCTGCCCTGACTCTTCTCGTGCAGTTTAATGGATGGCTATCGTTTTTCCTCTTGCTTTCTTACAAGCTGCCTCTTAGGCCAGAAACTCATGCCACATACTACGAATACACCGGATTATGGCACATCAACGCGCTCTTGGCCATGAATTCGTGGTTCTGGTGTGCCATATATCACAGTTG TGATACTGCTTGGACAGAAAAGCTGTATTTGTCATCAGCTGCTGCTTTTTTTGGTTACTCCCTCATCTTGGCCATACTGCGAACTTCGAATCTGAGGGATGAagcttcaagagtgatggttgcagcTCCAATTCTGGCTTTTGTGACAACCCACATTTTGTACCTCAACTTCTACGAACTCGACAAAG GCCTGAACATGAAGGTTTGCACTGTTATTAGCGTTGCTCAGCTCCTTCTATGGACAGTGTGGGCTGCTATCACAAGGCATCCTTCACGCCTGAAGGTCGCCTTTGTTGCCATCGGTGGTGTCCTCTCACTATACCTGGAAGCACATGATGTCCCTCCGCGATGGGGATATGTTGATGGACACGCAATCTGCCTCGCCATGGCTATCCCCCTGTCATACCTCTGGTGGAGCTTCGCCAAGGAAGACGCCGAGATGCGCACGGCGGCAATCATGAAGAAGAAACGATAA